The candidate division KSB1 bacterium DNA window GGTTCGTTTTGTCGGATTTACGAATGTGGTCGGCAGGGAAAGGCCGGATCTATACTGGGTAGAAGCGGAAAAGCCGATCCGGCGATCGTCCTGAGCAGCTGAGTAAGCTTTAGGCAATCGGCTCGTCCGTGTCCTCGCCGATGATGAGAGAGACGCGATCGATGCCGGGAATCTCGCTGAGTTCGTGGATAAAGCGCTGATGTTTGGCGTCGTCCTTAAATTTTACATTGAATGACAGCTCGAGCATCTGCCCCATACGCGCCGACCGCATATTGACCAATGTATGGTTTTTAAGATATCTTTCGAAAACTTGGAGATAGGGTGGTGTATCTTCAGTGCTCGGCATCATCCAAAAACGCAAAAGCAGCTCCTTACCGCGGGGAACACCATAATTAAGGAAAAAGAGAACCAGCACCACCAGGCTTACGGCCGCACAGCCGATCAGCGCGACCATATGATTGCCGGCGCCGGCGGCCAGTCCGGCGGCAAGCGCGAAAAAGAGAAAAGCGATGTCGCGCGTGTCCTTGACGGCGGTGCGGAAGCGAATAATCGACATGGCGCCGACGAGGCCGAAAGCGCGCGCCAAGTTATTGCCGATAACCATGATCACCATGGTCGTTACCATGGTAATCAGGATGAGCGTATTGACCAAAGATGCCGAATAAGCATATCCTTTGAAGGTGAGCCGATAGACCGTGGCGATGAGCATTCCCAGAACGAAGGCGATTACCAAATTAATGAGCACATCGAAAAACGAAAATGTCGGCGCGTTGAATAATAGAGCATCTAAAGCATCTAATCGGGCGGCAGAATTCATAGAGCTCTCTATTTTTTAAAAAATTCTTCGTAAATACCCATGCAATATTTGGAAATCGACTGCTGCTGTAGATTCAACTCCAACACCAGCCCGCGCATCCATTTCGGCATGTAATTGTTGTACTTTAATTCCAAAATGAGATAGTTGCCGGTGAGATAGGTAAAATTGTCCTCGGCGAACAACTCTTCGATCGATTCTGTCACTCGTGCGCGGACGTTGTAATCTATGGTCAAGCGAACGTTGTTTTCGTCGTCAAAACGGCCGACGTAAGCCTCGCGCTCGTAGGCAATCAGAATCGTCGGCTCGAGGTTCCAGCGGATCAAATTATCGAGCCACTTGCCCAGCACCAGCGAACCGTTCGTACTTTGCTCGTAGGTCAGCCAAATGTTTTCCGGCGAGGACATAATTTTGACGATTTCTTTATAATCATATTTGGCTCTTTCTTTAACGACCGCCGTACCGTAACGTCGCTTGATCTCTAGAAAGGCCGGCGAATTTTCGGTCAGCTGGTTGTAGCTGCGAATGCGCAGTTTACGGCGGATTTTCAGGCCGTCTATTTTTTCCCAGTAAAAGTCAAGGCGCGGCGAATCGTAGTATAGACTGCGCACCGTATAGCGTCTATCCGGCATACGTAAAGCATATTCGTCGTGTTCGATGTAGGGCCGACAATAGTCTAAAAGCGGAAAGACGGTTTCCGGTGCGATGTAATATTTCAGCTCGTTTCGGCCTTTTGGGACGGGTGTATTCATGACAAAATTCCGCGTCGTTATTTATTGAGGCGATAGCTTTTCCACGATCGACGGAGCAGATCCCAACCGCTGTACTTGTCGGTACGAACGGTATATTTCCCGCTCATGCCGGGAGCAATGTTATCGGAGTTCGAAATAACCGCCAAAGCAACATACATCGGCTGCAACTGAACAAGGCGGCTGTTCGGGCTGATGCTCAGCACACGGGCAGGCGTTGCAATTTTGCCTTTCCCGTATATAAACACGGAT harbors:
- a CDS encoding DUF4956 domain-containing protein; translation: MNSAARLDALDALLFNAPTFSFFDVLINLVIAFVLGMLIATVYRLTFKGYAYSASLVNTLILITMVTTMVIMVIGNNLARAFGLVGAMSIIRFRTAVKDTRDIAFLFFALAAGLAAGAGNHMVALIGCAAVSLVVLVLFFLNYGVPRGKELLLRFWMMPSTEDTPPYLQVFERYLKNHTLVNMRSARMGQMLELSFNVKFKDDAKHQRFIHELSEIPGIDRVSLIIGEDTDEPIA
- a CDS encoding polyphosphate polymerase domain-containing protein; translated protein: MNTPVPKGRNELKYYIAPETVFPLLDYCRPYIEHDEYALRMPDRRYTVRSLYYDSPRLDFYWEKIDGLKIRRKLRIRSYNQLTENSPAFLEIKRRYGTAVVKERAKYDYKEIVKIMSSPENIWLTYEQSTNGSLVLGKWLDNLIRWNLEPTILIAYEREAYVGRFDDENNVRLTIDYNVRARVTESIEELFAEDNFTYLTGNYLILELKYNNYMPKWMRGLVLELNLQQQSISKYCMGIYEEFFKK